TCTGTTGAACGCGATACGCTTCGTAATCTTGGTACGCTTTTGTCGTTAAAAATTGATCTTTTTCAATTTCTAAACTATCCACATTTAATTTAAAATTTGAAATTGAATCATTAAAAATTTTATTCAAATCATAAGCTGTAAATTCACCCAATTGATATGGATTTGACGAAACCCAAACCAATCGTTTATCTGGCTGAAAAACAACTGCATGATGCGCTAATAACTGATTCAACGCTTTTTCATTTCCAAAACCAATTTTACTGTTTTTTAACCCATTTGTATCTCGTAATAAATCAACCATTTTTTGAGGATTTAACTGATTTTGAATGGTTAACTGTTCATCAATTTTTTCGAAACGATAAACGGAATGACTTTCTGTTTTTTGCTTATTATTTCGTTTATCATCTTGATATTCTATACTCTGAAAATGATTTGTACACGCCAAATAAGGTTGATTTTGTACTTCATAAACACCAAATTTTTTAGGCGAAATTTCAATCAAAACTGCCCGATGATCTTTACTACTTCCAATCATTAAACTTTCGGACACAAACACTTTTTTGTTCTTCGCAATCTCGATCGCTTCATCAATAGTAGATGCGTACTGCAATATTTCTAATGCAACAAGAGAAATTGGAGTTTTTGCTTTCAGCGGAATCGAAGATTTTCCTGCATTAATCGTCACTGTCAAACCTTCTAAATTCATTCCAGACGACACACCTATCATTCCACCCCAAGTAACCGACATATATGGAAAGCCAGATGTAGGTCGAATAAACGACACTATTTTATTTTTAGCAAAATCGTCGTTTGCATAAAAATCGAAATTTCGACCGATTAATAATCCTCCATCTTCCGATTTATTGTCCCAAACTGCTAAAGAAGAACATCCAACCAGCATCAAATCGTGCATAGCATGCCCTATATCATGTGCGCCATGCAAAAAAAGATTTCGATTGTATTTATCCATCAACGAATCATATCGATTTGAAGAAAATTCGGAAAGACCATAAATCTGTGCTTTATATTCGTTTTTGATATATTGATGTAAATCTCGGTTATAGTATTTTAGAACTTTAAACAAAAATTTTCGACGCTTTTCGGAAGGAATAAAATCGGTAATCAGATTCATAAATGATTCTTCTTGAAATGCATATAATTCCTTTGTTAAAACCCCTGTTTTCTGACCTATTTCTAATGCATCACCAGAAACATATAACTCCCAATTTTGAGACTTATTCTTTTTTAAGAAATTATTTTCTATATAAAATAAAGAATCATTTACTTCGTTACGAATATAATTTTGAGAATGATAAGCAGATAAATCAGGACGGTCAGCCATACTTTTTTGGATGCCACAAGAAGAAAGTGTAAACAGAATAAAAGTTAAAATGTAGAAGTATTTACTCATAAGCTTTTTGATTGATTTCCCGATGAACTTTATTCATTAAATATTCGGATCCAAGAATTTCGCAACACGTCAGAAAAGCACCAATTGTAACGCCTAAAACACCATGAACTCGTACATTTTGACCTGTAAAATAAATATTTTTCACTTTTGATCTCGGTGATATAAATGTTTTCATCGGATGATGACTATCTTTCAAAAAACCATACATATTACCTTTTTCTGATCCAATAAAATCTCGATAGGAAAGCGGTGTCGATGTATGAATCGCTAAAATCTTTTCGCGAATATCAGGAAATTTGTTTTCTAATTTTTTAATAATCAGTTCTGTTTTATACCGTTTAAATGCTTCATAATCTTCTCCTCTATTTCCATAATTATCATTGGTATCAACATTATATGTTTCTTCCCATTGTTGCACTTCATCAAACGTCATATAGGTCATAACCGTCATACTTTCCGAATATGCTTCATTTTTTTGATCTAAACTAAATGTTGCAATATAAGTATTCGGCCAATTGTCAATTGACTTTTCATAACTGTCCCATACATCGTTTATCGAATTAAAATGATAGATATTATGGTTGATATATGGAAAACTTTTAGGCTTAAAAACGAAATAAACAGAAAACACGGAAGGTGTGACTTCTAAACTTTTAACACGTTTAGAAAATGGTTTTCCAAACTTGCGTTCTCCCAACATATCGATCGTTTTCTTGATATCTATATTCGAAATGAATAAATCTCCATAAAAACGCTTTCCTTCCTTCGTTTCACAAGCTATTACCTCTTCATTTTCATCTTGAACAAAGGCTTGTATTTCTTGGTATTTATAAATTTCTCCTCCATACTT
This portion of the Empedobacter stercoris genome encodes:
- a CDS encoding C45 family peptidase, which gives rise to MSKYFYILTFILFTLSSCGIQKSMADRPDLSAYHSQNYIRNEVNDSLFYIENNFLKKNKSQNWELYVSGDALEIGQKTGVLTKELYAFQEESFMNLITDFIPSEKRRKFLFKVLKYYNRDLHQYIKNEYKAQIYGLSEFSSNRYDSLMDKYNRNLFLHGAHDIGHAMHDLMLVGCSSLAVWDNKSEDGGLLIGRNFDFYANDDFAKNKIVSFIRPTSGFPYMSVTWGGMIGVSSGMNLEGLTVTINAGKSSIPLKAKTPISLVALEILQYASTIDEAIEIAKNKKVFVSESLMIGSSKDHRAVLIEISPKKFGVYEVQNQPYLACTNHFQSIEYQDDKRNNKQKTESHSVYRFEKIDEQLTIQNQLNPQKMVDLLRDTNGLKNSKIGFGNEKALNQLLAHHAVVFQPDKRLVWVSSNPYQLGEFTAYDLNKIFNDSISNFKLNVDSLEIEKDQFLTTKAYQDYEAYRVQQKLIAQLIKDKKEIDNDYLNRYIQNNPNFWKVYAQVGDYFFQQKDYQQASNYYKLALTKEITTIPDRLITEKKLSKCTRKIANKNQ
- a CDS encoding phytoene desaturase family protein, whose product is MNTSFTQNKSKPHYDIVVIGSGLGGLVSALILAKEGKKVVVLEKNNQFGGNLQTFVRNKTIFDTGVHYIGGLAKGENLYNYFKYLNIADKLKLKQLNKDGFDMISFDDDKNVYPIAQTYQNFVDQLSVFFPEERENLIEYSRKLEEICAAFPMYNLATAAFADDEDFLAINAKDYIDSVFTNERLKAVLVGNNFLYVGQAKKTPLYIHALSVNSYIHSAWRCVNGGSQISTLLIKELKKYGGEIYKYQEIQAFVQDENEEVIACETKEGKRFYGDLFISNIDIKKTIDMLGERKFGKPFSKRVKSLEVTPSVFSVYFVFKPKSFPYINHNIYHFNSINDVWDSYEKSIDNWPNTYIATFSLDQKNEAYSESMTVMTYMTFDEVQQWEETYNVDTNDNYGNRGEDYEAFKRYKTELIIKKLENKFPDIREKILAIHTSTPLSYRDFIGSEKGNMYGFLKDSHHPMKTFISPRSKVKNIYFTGQNVRVHGVLGVTIGAFLTCCEILGSEYLMNKVHREINQKAYE